The following are from one region of the Methanothermobacter sp. genome:
- a CDS encoding prefoldin subunit beta has protein sequence MELPQNVQHQLAQFQQLQQQAQAISVQKQTVEMQINETQKALDELSKAADDAEVFKSSGNILIKVDKGEITAELEEKLETLQLREKTIQRQEERVMKKLQEMQVNIQEAMKGAGINPGMGN, from the coding sequence ATGGAACTTCCACAGAATGTACAGCACCAGCTGGCCCAGTTCCAGCAGCTGCAGCAGCAGGCACAGGCAATATCTGTGCAGAAACAGACGGTTGAAATGCAGATTAATGAAACACAGAAAGCCCTTGATGAACTCTCAAAGGCTGCAGATGACGCTGAGGTATTTAAGAGTTCAGGAAACATCCTTATAAAGGTAGATAAGGGTGAAATCACAGCTGAACTTGAGGAAAAACTTGAAACTCTCCAGTTAAGGGAGAAAACCATCCAGCGACAGGAAGAACGTGTGATGAAAAAACTGCAGGAGATGCAGGTTAACATCCAGGAAGCCATGAAGGGCGCCGGGATCAATCCAGGGATGGGTAACTAA
- a CDS encoding ribosomal biosynthesis protein, with product MLLTTSRKPSQRTRSFSQRLSRIMGWRYVNRGKMSIRDVLIEASGPVALVSERHGNPSRITFLGERGDEMGYILFNPSFDIRGSERDYPAAGVRSCPPELKGVCRLMGLEVDPKASGSVWEFREGDDYPWVMEFLDATGEPAGFKLLIRDFKTGD from the coding sequence ATGCTTCTTACAACATCCAGGAAGCCTTCCCAGCGAACAAGATCGTTTTCCCAGAGGCTTTCCAGGATAATGGGCTGGAGGTATGTCAACAGGGGCAAGATGAGTATCAGGGACGTGCTCATTGAGGCATCTGGACCCGTGGCTCTTGTATCTGAAAGACATGGAAACCCTTCCAGGATAACGTTCCTTGGTGAGAGGGGAGACGAGATGGGATACATCCTTTTCAACCCATCCTTTGACATCAGGGGATCAGAGAGGGATTATCCTGCTGCAGGGGTAAGATCATGCCCCCCTGAACTTAAAGGCGTCTGCAGGCTCATGGGCCTTGAAGTTGATCCCAAGGCATCCGGGAGCGTCTGGGAATTCAGGGAGGGTGATGATTACCCATGGGTTATGGAGTTTCTTGATGCCACTGGAGAGCCTGCAGGATTCAAACTCCTGATAAGGGACTTTAAGACCGGTGATTGA
- a CDS encoding nicotianamine synthase family protein, protein MSCYIYWNKIKRIASRLEGMDYHFDRMDTSRVIPLLDEIEEIAHDSSIDFESARHILDDAEMNHALRLIRTFYVNLGMKLELEKAEEVRNSDSPWKTLKSFYFYPRYLQLLKNEAALGRFRRGERAVFIGGGPLPLTGILLAHIYGMSVHVVEIEPEIADISRQVIEKLEPGDVDVVTGDETALADLDFDVVMVAALAEPKRRVFRNIHRYVDPDTRVIYRTYTGMRAILYAPVTDEDVTGFRRAGIVLPSGKVNNTSVLVFKCP, encoded by the coding sequence ATGAGCTGTTACATCTACTGGAATAAGATAAAGAGGATAGCATCCAGGCTTGAGGGGATGGACTACCACTTCGACAGGATGGATACATCCAGGGTCATACCCCTCCTGGATGAGATCGAGGAGATAGCCCATGATTCATCCATTGACTTTGAATCAGCCAGGCACATACTTGACGATGCTGAGATGAACCATGCGCTGAGGCTCATAAGAACCTTCTATGTTAACCTTGGCATGAAACTTGAACTGGAGAAGGCAGAGGAGGTTAGAAATTCAGACTCTCCATGGAAAACCCTGAAATCGTTCTATTTCTACCCAAGGTACCTCCAGCTCCTCAAAAATGAGGCTGCCCTTGGTAGATTCAGGAGGGGGGAGCGCGCTGTATTCATTGGGGGCGGGCCACTACCCCTCACAGGGATACTCCTTGCACATATATATGGCATGAGCGTACATGTTGTTGAAATTGAACCTGAAATAGCTGATATATCCCGCCAAGTGATAGAAAAACTTGAACCAGGAGATGTGGATGTGGTCACTGGTGATGAGACCGCACTGGCGGATCTTGATTTTGACGTTGTTATGGTGGCTGCCCTTGCAGAACCAAAGAGGAGGGTCTTCAGAAATATACACAGGTACGTGGACCCTGATACCAGGGTTATATACAGGACTTACACAGGAATGAGGGCGATTCTCTACGCCCCCGTGACTGATGAGGATGTTACTGGATTCAGAAGGGCGGGGATTGTTCTGCCTTCAGGTAAGGTTAACAATACCTCAGTGCTTGTTTTTAAGTGCCCGTGA
- a CDS encoding FmdE family protein has product MRRQYFMVFMALLVAIALTGSVSAVDTACEVGVKVTYEYADDNPRINPDINCITDANGSKINFTKTFDPAANMTKIIFNYQNITNTTKFRIKVTAPGYRDLVHEFTLSTNPANPLDTKYYALLSLKMNATDAYKLGREITRRADQILNFSKGNVLVITTAGIVKYKNNTTEDVIEGILNQAGGRVTYGKGNLLVIRKSPVDPLDTFFILQRGSTLVGVYFKNASTSPVVIKTVNGKPVYTIDLLKNMTEANWNLLVSKYGNYAFPVASLANAWMQGAPSDLLRAASFHGHMCLGTISGYAMSLTLLKYYPPVMDFTNPGSPGEITSYVTVGVPGDSDDDALLMFLDTTPGKGGSYSGFNTTATGADTNLVGFIRWNPNTLKGDLIVMKFDKEALRKQFQQQTGKKTELEFNAWLISRVKQDPTSLVTIVRELKGLNATHYYYLLGSENGANVTDKVNNITYQIPPQVAHGLDMAYIDSLGLPNATRENGTFTWGNLTYEQIRKIGADAANLAKQLFLTEKGINLERDDRDLVVLTSAGYSRVNGQDMSAAWDGVFDVLGSRLSRATLLPVHRPLWKPLWFTFVLRGYDGVTMDAVYIYYDPTTGQLIASNASDGKFVNDIGPRTLNSTQLSSKVSKVFAKDGWFNIQSIANAWRHDPPYDQILTFLFHDHACPGVSPGYLITEYIFKNYPLKENENYIYLGNTIYCKDDAIVYRLGVSPGQGTYFNLRVPGSENDPEDKYASGGNIEGILVIWDNKNKVGKAVVLDFKWPNFDVSDCVTSDAKREKQIAGFISLYKGETPSYLISGPVVTYDAERYITESELQMILSGAGGQNPIAYVKGLPANRTLEDLIPVNNGGSQNGNQGGIPGGSTGGSTGGSTGGLPSGSHGNAGHAGYTPGVDYSASPADVSAASEVSEEPATTEGKKAYEVTNATSTSGGADSSWYVYGIVGVLVAAGLVAFGFLRGVAGK; this is encoded by the coding sequence ATGAGAAGGCAGTATTTCATGGTTTTCATGGCTCTTCTCGTTGCTATCGCACTGACGGGTTCAGTGAGCGCAGTAGACACAGCATGTGAAGTGGGGGTTAAGGTGACCTACGAGTACGCAGACGACAACCCCCGCATCAACCCTGACATAAACTGTATCACCGATGCAAACGGATCAAAGATCAACTTCACAAAGACCTTTGACCCGGCAGCCAACATGACAAAGATCATCTTCAATTACCAGAACATCACAAACACCACTAAATTCCGGATAAAGGTAACGGCACCGGGCTACAGGGACCTAGTACATGAATTCACCCTATCAACCAACCCGGCGAATCCACTGGATACCAAATACTACGCACTGCTTTCACTCAAAATGAACGCCACAGACGCCTACAAACTGGGAAGGGAGATCACCAGGAGGGCAGATCAGATCCTGAACTTCTCGAAGGGAAACGTCCTCGTCATAACAACTGCAGGTATTGTCAAGTACAAAAACAATACCACAGAGGACGTTATTGAGGGGATACTAAACCAGGCAGGTGGCCGTGTAACCTATGGTAAGGGGAACCTGCTTGTAATAAGGAAGTCACCTGTTGACCCGCTGGACACATTCTTCATACTACAGAGGGGCAGCACACTGGTGGGTGTTTACTTCAAGAATGCAAGCACATCACCGGTTGTAATCAAAACAGTCAACGGAAAACCAGTTTACACAATCGACCTTCTAAAGAACATGACTGAGGCAAACTGGAACCTTCTGGTAAGCAAATACGGAAACTACGCGTTCCCGGTTGCAAGTCTTGCAAACGCATGGATGCAGGGCGCACCATCTGATCTCCTCAGGGCCGCATCATTCCATGGTCACATGTGCCTCGGTACCATCAGCGGATATGCAATGAGCCTCACACTGTTAAAGTACTACCCACCGGTCATGGACTTCACCAACCCTGGATCACCAGGTGAGATAACAAGTTACGTGACAGTGGGTGTCCCAGGGGACTCAGATGACGATGCACTCCTGATGTTCCTTGACACCACACCAGGTAAGGGAGGATCCTACAGCGGATTCAACACCACGGCTACAGGTGCTGACACAAACCTTGTTGGTTTCATAAGGTGGAACCCCAACACCCTCAAGGGTGACCTCATAGTGATGAAGTTCGACAAGGAGGCACTCAGGAAACAGTTCCAGCAGCAGACAGGCAAAAAAACAGAACTCGAATTCAACGCATGGCTCATATCCAGGGTGAAACAGGACCCAACATCCCTTGTGACAATAGTGAGGGAACTTAAGGGCCTCAATGCGACCCACTACTACTATCTCCTGGGAAGTGAAAACGGTGCCAACGTGACAGATAAAGTCAACAACATAACCTACCAGATTCCACCACAGGTAGCCCATGGACTTGACATGGCATACATAGACAGCCTTGGACTTCCAAATGCAACCCGTGAAAACGGAACCTTCACATGGGGTAACCTGACATACGAGCAGATCAGGAAGATCGGTGCTGACGCAGCCAACCTTGCAAAGCAGTTATTCCTTACAGAGAAAGGTATAAACCTTGAAAGGGACGACAGGGACCTGGTGGTGCTCACATCAGCCGGTTACTCAAGGGTTAACGGTCAGGATATGAGTGCTGCCTGGGACGGAGTATTTGATGTTCTTGGTTCAAGGTTAAGTAGGGCAACACTTCTCCCGGTTCACAGACCTCTCTGGAAACCACTCTGGTTCACATTCGTCCTCAGGGGCTATGATGGGGTGACAATGGATGCGGTCTACATCTACTATGACCCAACAACCGGGCAGCTGATTGCAAGCAATGCATCAGACGGTAAATTTGTGAATGACATCGGACCAAGAACCCTTAACAGCACACAGCTCAGCAGCAAGGTCTCAAAGGTCTTTGCAAAGGATGGCTGGTTCAACATACAGAGCATAGCAAATGCATGGAGACACGACCCACCATATGACCAGATACTGACATTCCTCTTCCACGACCATGCATGTCCAGGCGTCTCACCAGGTTACCTGATAACAGAGTACATATTCAAGAACTACCCCCTCAAGGAAAACGAGAACTACATCTACCTGGGTAACACCATCTACTGCAAGGACGACGCCATAGTCTACCGCCTCGGGGTCTCACCTGGACAGGGAACCTACTTCAACCTGCGTGTTCCTGGATCAGAGAACGACCCTGAGGATAAGTATGCATCTGGAGGTAACATTGAGGGAATCCTTGTTATTTGGGACAACAAGAACAAGGTTGGTAAGGCAGTGGTCCTGGACTTCAAATGGCCGAACTTTGATGTGAGCGACTGCGTCACCAGCGATGCGAAGAGGGAAAAACAGATAGCAGGTTTCATAAGCCTCTACAAGGGTGAAACACCAAGTTATCTGATCTCGGGACCTGTCGTAACCTATGACGCTGAGAGGTACATAACTGAGAGTGAACTTCAGATGATCCTCTCAGGTGCCGGTGGTCAGAACCCCATCGCCTATGTGAAGGGGCTACCTGCAAACAGGACACTTGAGGACCTCATTCCTGTGAACAATGGTGGAAGTCAGAACGGAAACCAGGGTGGTATACCTGGTGGTTCAACAGGTGGCTCCACAGGTGGTTCAACCGGTGGTTTACCCTCAGGTTCCCATGGTAATGCAGGCCATGCAGGTTACACACCAGGTGTTGATTACAGTGCTTCACCGGCTGATGTGAGTGCAGCATCTGAAGTTTCAGAGGAACCTGCAACAACTGAGGGTAAGAAGGCCTATGAGGTTACAAATGCAACCTCCACTTCTGGCGGCGCTGACTCCTCATGGTACGTCTATGGTATCGTGGGTGTCCTTGTGGCTGCTGGACTTGTGGCCTTCGGATTCCTCAGGGGCGTAGCAGGAAAATAA
- a CDS encoding KEOPS complex subunit Pcc1, producing MIDLGLKRIQGSIDISMGNPESASVVYRAVNPEFMDSPSDRSSVSVDLEDDRITIKISARDTASFRAALNSSFRWVRLSLDMIELVTPDQQDS from the coding sequence GTGATTGATTTGGGTCTTAAGAGAATCCAGGGATCCATTGACATATCCATGGGGAACCCTGAATCCGCTTCAGTGGTTTACAGGGCAGTTAACCCGGAGTTCATGGATTCCCCATCAGATAGGTCTTCCGTTTCAGTGGACCTTGAGGATGACAGGATAACCATAAAAATCAGTGCCCGGGACACGGCATCATTCAGGGCAGCTCTAAACTCATCTTTCCGCTGGGTGAGGCTCTCATTGGATATGATAGAGCTCGTTACTCCCGATCAACAGGATTCATGA
- the rpl37A gene encoding 50S ribosomal protein L37Ae: MARTKKVGITGRFGPRYGRKAKRAVKKIEEEMKRKHVCPSCDRPGVKRESRGIWKCRKCGSVFTGGAYLPVTPMGKTAARNIKRIVGGK, translated from the coding sequence ATGGCAAGAACAAAGAAAGTTGGTATTACAGGACGTTTCGGTCCACGTTACGGTCGTAAAGCTAAAAGAGCTGTCAAGAAGATTGAAGAAGAGATGAAGAGGAAGCATGTATGCCCCAGCTGTGACAGGCCAGGTGTTAAAAGGGAGAGTAGGGGCATATGGAAGTGCAGAAAGTGTGGCTCTGTATTCACAGGCGGCGCGTACCTGCCTGTGACCCCGATGGGTAAGACAGCAGCCCGTAACATCAAAAGGATAGTTGGAGGTAAGTAG
- a CDS encoding DUF3194 domain-containing protein encodes MSLKKLSDRDLDEISSFLYNTISDFILERVSAKEIVDIEITVSVEYTDRLDVDITAELHLDELSDADPRIVEEAVDAAYEALESFLEGYRE; translated from the coding sequence TTGAGCCTTAAAAAACTCAGTGACAGGGATCTGGATGAGATATCCAGTTTCCTTTATAACACCATTTCTGATTTTATACTTGAAAGGGTCTCAGCAAAGGAGATAGTTGATATTGAGATAACGGTGAGCGTTGAATACACCGACAGGCTGGATGTTGATATCACCGCCGAGCTTCATCTCGACGAACTCTCAGATGCAGACCCCCGAATTGTTGAAGAGGCAGTGGATGCTGCCTATGAGGCACTAGAGTCCTTCCTTGAAGGTTACAGGGAATGA
- a CDS encoding GNAT family N-acetyltransferase: MVVDIILVTIPQTESEIESIRRFLFDMIRREFGYGYIPDYHRDIIEFREHYLNPPGNTFISASLGGKVIGTLGLRAYDREFEGLSYDPDTTAGLWRVFVHEDYRRRGIASLLVGIAEAHAARMGYRRMYLHTHKHVGGALEFWLSMGYRVTLDTGNELNTVHMEKPLKPPESADKVRTIHTQKPFKTQRVLQY, translated from the coding sequence ATGGTGGTTGATATTATTCTGGTTACCATTCCCCAAACAGAAAGTGAAATTGAATCCATAAGAAGATTCCTGTTTGATATGATCAGGCGGGAATTTGGCTACGGGTACATACCCGACTACCACCGGGACATCATTGAATTCAGGGAACACTATCTCAATCCACCGGGAAACACATTCATCTCTGCCTCGCTGGGTGGAAAGGTAATCGGGACCCTGGGACTCCGCGCCTATGACCGTGAATTTGAGGGCCTCAGTTATGATCCAGATACAACAGCAGGTCTCTGGAGGGTCTTCGTGCATGAGGACTACAGGAGACGGGGGATTGCATCACTCCTTGTTGGTATCGCAGAGGCCCATGCAGCCAGAATGGGGTATAGAAGGATGTACCTCCATACGCACAAGCATGTGGGGGGTGCACTTGAATTCTGGCTCTCAATGGGTTACCGGGTGACCCTTGACACCGGGAACGAACTCAACACTGTCCACATGGAAAAACCCCTTAAACCTCCTGAAAGTGCAGATAAAGTCCGCACAATCCACACGCAGAAACCCTTTAAAACCCAAAGAGTACTTCAATACTGA
- a CDS encoding DNA-directed RNA polymerase subunit P: protein MYRCAQCGTLIDPKKYMENKCPRCRYRILFKEVPPVKRTIRAR, encoded by the coding sequence TTGTACCGCTGCGCCCAGTGCGGAACCCTGATCGACCCCAAGAAGTACATGGAGAATAAGTGCCCCAGGTGCAGGTACAGGATTCTCTTCAAGGAGGTGCCTCCTGTTAAGAGGACCATAAGGGCACGGTAG